A genomic window from Silene latifolia isolate original U9 population chromosome Y, ASM4854445v1, whole genome shotgun sequence includes:
- the LOC141633825 gene encoding elongation factor 1-gamma 3-like isoform X2 — protein MRIRRLLVFKDSGTGYDPEGYSLWFCDYKYNDENTVSFVTMNKVGGFLQRMDLARKYAFGKMLIIGSAPFKVKGLWLFRGTEIPQFVMDECYDMELYEWTKVDINDEVQKERVNQMIEDCEPFEGEELVDAKCFK, from the exons ATGAGAATCAGAAGACTGTTGGTGTTTAAG GATTCTGGGACAGGGTATGATCCAGAGGGCTACTCTTTGTGGTTCTGTGACTACAAGTACAATGATGAGAACACAGTCTCATTTGTGACCATGAACAAAGTAGGCGGGTTCTTGCAGAGGATGGATCTGGCCCGCAAATATGCTTTTGGGAAGATGCTGATTATTGGTTCTGCGCCATTCAAGGTGAAGGGGCTCTGGCTTTTCCGTGGGACTGAGATTCCCCAGTTTGTGatggatgaatgctatgacatggAGCTGTATGAGTGGACCAAGGTGGACATTAATGACGAAGTTCAGAAGGAGCGTGTCAACCAAATGATCGAGGATTGCGAGCCCTTTGAGGGTGAAGAGTTGGTTGATGCCAAGTGTTTCAAGTGA
- the LOC141633825 gene encoding elongation factor 1-gamma 3-like isoform X1 — protein MSTAASTTQEQISVYYRRKDSGTGYDPEGYSLWFCDYKYNDENTVSFVTMNKVGGFLQRMDLARKYAFGKMLIIGSAPFKVKGLWLFRGTEIPQFVMDECYDMELYEWTKVDINDEVQKERVNQMIEDCEPFEGEELVDAKCFK, from the exons ATGTCCACCGCCGCTTCTACCACCCAAGAACAGATTTCAGTCTATTATAGAAGAAAG GATTCTGGGACAGGGTATGATCCAGAGGGCTACTCTTTGTGGTTCTGTGACTACAAGTACAATGATGAGAACACAGTCTCATTTGTGACCATGAACAAAGTAGGCGGGTTCTTGCAGAGGATGGATCTGGCCCGCAAATATGCTTTTGGGAAGATGCTGATTATTGGTTCTGCGCCATTCAAGGTGAAGGGGCTCTGGCTTTTCCGTGGGACTGAGATTCCCCAGTTTGTGatggatgaatgctatgacatggAGCTGTATGAGTGGACCAAGGTGGACATTAATGACGAAGTTCAGAAGGAGCGTGTCAACCAAATGATCGAGGATTGCGAGCCCTTTGAGGGTGAAGAGTTGGTTGATGCCAAGTGTTTCAAGTGA
- the LOC141634160 gene encoding agamous-like MADS-box protein AGL11 isoform X2, whose amino-acid sequence MGECLGSLSVKELKQVETRLERGISRIRSKKHELLLADIEFLQKREIELEHENVFLKGKISEVEALQQVNPNQDLSAFHHFHGFVHRDHIMDQSMIQHSSAFSNPDKKFLNLS is encoded by the exons ATGGGTGAATGCTTGGGAAGCTTAAGTGTAAAAGAACTGAAGCAAGTGGAGACTAGGCTTGAAAGAGGCATCTCAAGAATTAGATCTAAGAAG CATGAATTACTCCTTGCTGACATCGAGTTCTTGCAGAAAAGG GAGATTGAGCTGGAACATGAAAATGTATTTCTCAAAGGAAAG ATATCTGAAGTCGAGGCGCTCCAACAAGTAAATCCGAACCAAGATTTGAGTGCATTCCATCATTTCCATGGTTTTGTGCACAGAGATCACATTATGGATCAAAGCATGATACAGCATAGCAGTGCATTCTCTAATCCTGACAAAAAGTTTCTCAATCTCAG TTGA
- the LOC141634160 gene encoding agamous-like MADS-box protein AGL11 isoform X1, with translation MGECLGSLSVKELKQVETRLERGISRIRSKKHELLLADIEFLQKREIELEHENVFLKGKKISEVEALQQVNPNQDLSAFHHFHGFVHRDHIMDQSMIQHSSAFSNPDKKFLNLS, from the exons ATGGGTGAATGCTTGGGAAGCTTAAGTGTAAAAGAACTGAAGCAAGTGGAGACTAGGCTTGAAAGAGGCATCTCAAGAATTAGATCTAAGAAG CATGAATTACTCCTTGCTGACATCGAGTTCTTGCAGAAAAGG GAGATTGAGCTGGAACATGAAAATGTATTTCTCAAAGGAAAG AAGATATCTGAAGTCGAGGCGCTCCAACAAGTAAATCCGAACCAAGATTTGAGTGCATTCCATCATTTCCATGGTTTTGTGCACAGAGATCACATTATGGATCAAAGCATGATACAGCATAGCAGTGCATTCTCTAATCCTGACAAAAAGTTTCTCAATCTCAG TTGA
- the LOC141630157 gene encoding uncharacterized protein LOC141630157, translating to MFILPSGVIARIETICRNFLWDGGSEYIRTPLVAWDKVCRPKIEGDLGLKNDSVWNKAALGKLVWWISHKADHLWVKWINHTYLKGQEWHGYCPTSDTSWYWRKLCQVRDRLKDWTEQGEGDYYIAKGYDFLREKTQEVQWSNMVWNQLTIPKHSLVAWLYHHKALTTNAKLKDIGITSDDTCYICGVGAEQPDHLFFSCSYSNNIVSIVEIWLGIQLPRQNLLDWRIQFHGSGYKRDVVNGVLNALIYSIWRQRNTCKFEMQLLRPHKVAENIIKDLKIRIDQTQKRSKRKEDDWTRLLCGR from the coding sequence ATGTTCATTCTCCCAAGTGGAGTGATAGCCCGCATTGAGACAATTTGCAGAAACTTCCTCTGGGATGGAGGAAGTGAGTATATTAGAACCCCTTTGGTAGCATGGGACAAGGTCTGCAGACCCAAAATAGAAGGGGATTTGGGGCTTAAAAATGACTCTGTGTGGAACAAAGCAGCGTTGGGCAAGTTAGTGTGGTGGATTTCTCATAAAGCTGATCATTTATGGGTTAAGTGGATCAACCACACGTATCTCAAAGGGCAAGAATGGCATGGTTACTGTCCCACATCCGACACTAGCTGGTATTGGAGGAAACTTTGTCAAGTTAGAGATCGACTTAAAGACTGGACAGAGCAAGGAGAAGGGGATTATTACATAGCTAAAGGATATGATTTCCTCAGAGAGAAAACTCAGGAGGTGCAATGGTCAAATATGGTTTGGAACCAGTTGACGATACCCAAGCATAGCTTGGTAGCTTGGCTTTATCATCACAAAGCTCTTACTACTAATGCAAAGCTTAAAGATATTGGCATTACCTCAGACGATACCTGCTATATCTGTGGAGTAGGAGCGGAACAGCCGGATCATCTCTTCTTTTCCTGCAGCTACAGTAATAATATAGTTAGTATCGTGGAGATTTGGTTAGGCATTCAATTACCTCGACAAAATTTGTTAGATTGGAGAATCCAATTCCATGGATCCGGGTATAAGAGAGATGTCGTCAATGGCGTTCTTAATGCTCTTATCTATTCCATTTGGAGGCAAAGGAACACATGCAAGTTTGAGATGCAGCTGCTAAGACCTCATAAAGTCGCTGAAAACATAATCAAGGATCTCAAGATTAGGATTGATCAAACACAGAAGAGATCGAAGAGAAAGGAGGATGACTGGACGAGATTATTGTGTGGGCGATGA